Proteins encoded in a region of the Rickettsia bellii RML369-C genome:
- the ybgF gene encoding tol-pal system protein YbgF — MKLVILIFTLLFSLLTFAESGTIKGQPLKYAASNDFESRLDEQEQEIRRLIGKIEVLQHKIDILSKNSNVPQLSENTETSETDHQNTPDIFDVSLLKDLPNNVEEVKTAPEPNKDVAPDKQAYDLALASYKDNKTDDAKNKFKNFIQKYPKSSMISNAYFWYGECFFKQKDYNTAAVNYLKGYKESPKGAKSSDALLKLALSLGELKKTTEACNILDKLNKEFPGNNRTAASKKMAEDAKLKFGCTTKSK, encoded by the coding sequence ATGAAGCTAGTTATTTTAATATTTACTCTTTTATTTTCATTATTAACGTTTGCAGAAAGTGGCACTATAAAGGGACAACCTTTAAAATATGCAGCAAGTAATGATTTTGAAAGTAGATTAGATGAGCAAGAGCAAGAAATTAGAAGATTGATTGGTAAAATTGAGGTTTTGCAACATAAAATTGATATATTAAGCAAAAATTCTAATGTTCCACAATTAAGTGAAAACACTGAAACTTCGGAAACAGATCATCAAAATACCCCTGATATTTTTGACGTAAGTCTGCTTAAAGATCTGCCTAATAACGTAGAGGAAGTAAAAACTGCTCCCGAACCTAACAAGGATGTTGCACCTGATAAACAAGCTTATGATTTAGCTCTTGCTTCTTACAAAGATAATAAAACTGATGATGCTAAAAATAAATTCAAAAACTTTATCCAAAAATATCCTAAGAGTTCGATGATTAGTAATGCTTATTTTTGGTATGGAGAATGCTTTTTTAAACAAAAAGATTATAATACGGCTGCTGTCAATTACTTGAAAGGTTATAAAGAATCGCCAAAAGGAGCAAAATCATCTGACGCTCTATTAAAGCTAGCACTTTCACTTGGCGAATTAAAAAAGACTACGGAAGCTTGCAATATACTTGATAAGCTGAATAAGGAATTCCCAGGTAATAATAGAACAGCTGCATCTAAAAAAATGGCAGAAGATGCTAAGCTCAAATTTGGCTGTACCACTAAATCAAAATAA
- a CDS encoding DUF2659 family protein → MTDILDEVLNDQNEEKRLIFFKRLLPIVIIIALIAITIMVINNNNKNKQIENNQKNGDIFVKAVNLEAVQGNKELAISTLENLVGISDTKIKEIALLEQVAIKLSGQQNSEAKDLLSKIIENKEYSEIVTSYARIAWCSLVIDDEKLDIADKEKLVKYLNYFDDENKPFWATANIMKAIWDIKSNMLAEAEKNLRSLVASNNTSDLLKDQAKALLAGLDRAK, encoded by the coding sequence ATGACAGATATTCTAGACGAAGTATTAAATGATCAAAATGAAGAAAAAAGGCTAATTTTTTTTAAAAGACTTTTACCTATAGTAATAATTATTGCCTTAATAGCTATTACTATAATGGTCATTAATAATAACAATAAAAATAAGCAAATTGAAAATAACCAAAAAAATGGTGATATTTTTGTTAAAGCAGTTAATTTAGAAGCTGTGCAAGGCAATAAGGAACTTGCTATTAGTACCTTGGAAAATTTAGTTGGCATTAGTGATACTAAGATAAAAGAGATTGCTTTACTAGAGCAAGTTGCTATAAAACTTTCAGGGCAACAAAATTCGGAAGCCAAAGATTTACTTAGTAAGATTATTGAAAATAAGGAATATTCAGAAATCGTCACTTCATATGCTCGTATTGCATGGTGTAGTCTCGTTATCGATGACGAAAAGCTAGATATTGCTGACAAAGAAAAATTAGTGAAATATTTAAATTATTTTGATGATGAAAATAAGCCTTTTTGGGCTACGGCAAATATTATGAAAGCTATTTGGGATATTAAGAGTAATATGCTTGCAGAAGCAGAAAAGAATTTAAGAAGTTTAGTAGCATCAAATAACACTTCAGATTTACTAAAAGATCAAGCAAAAGCTTTGCTTGCAGGCTTAGATAGAGCTAAATAA
- a CDS encoding PQQ-binding-like beta-propeller repeat protein gives MIKKIVSLLLPLIILSACNALGPKRVKNIVELTPKLSLQSNEPIYLGNSANIYAFNPNMLKNKRYDFVKNKTITEPVFVGNMIYALDIRSNVSAFSIEKNKVIWSYNLSRNKKDNYIGGGILHYNDKLYVTYGSRLLVVLDAKTGYEIIRKQLPDIIRTKPVMLNDSTVLVQTISNQTTALNAETLKNVWEHESLAEVLSASYFMTPIVHKDSVIITYNSGQILALNTKNGEVKWNFEFASFDHVAIPNFEEASILCAPIYDNNNLYIATGLGKLIKLNLDTGAAIWQVNAEDIQSTSLIGNSLFVTNNARQVAAFNPETSLVKFVADLNDGKDSKKLKASTFLAPFIAENNGSRSLDIISMSGVLYSFDLDNNDHLGTVPNITKIINNIHYYGLTANKNLYFSTDRKIIFGNK, from the coding sequence ATGATCAAAAAAATAGTAAGTTTATTATTACCGCTCATTATTTTAAGTGCATGTAACGCACTTGGTCCAAAAAGAGTAAAAAATATAGTTGAATTAACTCCTAAATTATCTCTGCAATCTAACGAGCCAATATATTTAGGGAACAGTGCAAATATATATGCATTTAATCCAAATATGTTAAAAAACAAGCGATATGATTTTGTTAAAAATAAAACCATTACAGAGCCTGTTTTTGTAGGTAATATGATTTATGCGTTAGATATAAGGTCAAATGTTTCAGCATTTTCTATAGAGAAAAATAAAGTTATTTGGTCTTATAATTTAAGCCGAAATAAAAAAGATAATTACATTGGTGGCGGCATTTTACATTATAACGACAAATTATATGTAACATATGGTTCAAGATTGTTAGTAGTACTGGATGCAAAAACAGGTTATGAAATAATTAGAAAACAGCTTCCTGATATCATCCGAACAAAACCGGTTATGCTAAATGATAGCACGGTTTTAGTCCAAACAATCAGCAATCAAACAACAGCTTTAAATGCTGAAACTTTAAAAAATGTTTGGGAGCATGAGAGCTTAGCTGAAGTTCTATCAGCAAGCTATTTCATGACACCGATAGTACATAAAGATAGTGTAATAATAACTTATAATTCCGGACAAATACTTGCATTAAATACAAAAAATGGTGAAGTAAAATGGAATTTTGAATTTGCAAGTTTCGATCATGTAGCTATACCAAATTTTGAAGAAGCTAGCATTTTATGTGCTCCTATTTATGATAATAATAATTTATATATAGCAACAGGGCTTGGTAAGCTTATTAAATTAAATCTCGATACAGGAGCAGCTATTTGGCAAGTAAATGCTGAGGATATTCAATCAACATCCTTAATCGGTAATAGTTTATTTGTCACAAATAATGCAAGGCAGGTAGCTGCTTTTAATCCTGAAACAAGCTTAGTAAAATTTGTAGCTGATTTAAATGATGGAAAAGATTCCAAAAAACTCAAAGCTTCTACTTTCTTAGCACCTTTTATAGCAGAGAATAACGGCAGCCGCAGCCTAGATATTATTTCTATGAGTGGTGTTTTATATAGCTTTGATTTAGATAATAATGATCATTTAGGTACAGTGCCAAATATTACTAAAATCATTAATAATATCCATTATTATGGCTTAACTGCTAATAAAAACTTATATTTTTCTACCGATAGAAAAATAATATTTGGAAACAAATAG
- a CDS encoding sensor histidine kinase: MNHNKYIVRLSFVVLFLNIVINMMFYRYFMIKEMIVKQVALQNTKIACLYTRNIWNAHENVINKLHKFGYLKLLQDQEFIDFVIITADWFTNLDINISLYDLNGNKFITSNMLNMYSVDNYPDDSLVEIFTAKIDKYFFRSLTAKAPLLSALEGITSHILLPKVIIQNENDLTEKKASFITSYIPIIGSDLNNFPVDAILEINTNITNQWQNIISLEQKVFITFIIIFIIFCTIIVSNTNYARHIIEEQLVTNRNLKAEIIKVEKTSSSNTKFFANISHELRTPLNAIIGFSEILMSEKDPEKSRNYIKDINDAGKHLLSMINDILDLSKASADKLKVDSIDLDLNKLVSSSLILVKPRADQAGVELVNKSPKEHIVIKADPKRLKQVFLNLLSNAVKFTNAGGSVTITMEKDELAKLVYIKVIDTGIGIEEKDIPKTLSTFGQIDSELSRKYEGTGLGLPLTKKLVELMNGKFDLQSKINEGTTIILTFAYDGSIEI, translated from the coding sequence ATGAACCATAATAAATATATAGTCAGATTATCATTTGTTGTATTGTTTCTTAATATTGTCATAAATATGATGTTCTATCGTTATTTTATGATAAAAGAGATGATAGTAAAACAGGTAGCTTTACAAAACACTAAAATTGCTTGTCTTTATACCCGCAATATTTGGAATGCTCATGAAAATGTAATTAATAAATTACATAAATTTGGCTATTTAAAATTATTACAAGATCAAGAATTCATTGATTTTGTCATTATTACCGCTGATTGGTTTACTAATCTTGATATTAATATTTCTCTGTATGATCTTAACGGTAATAAATTTATTACCAGTAATATGCTAAATATGTATAGTGTGGATAATTATCCAGATGATAGTTTAGTTGAAATATTCACCGCAAAAATTGATAAATATTTTTTTAGATCTCTTACTGCAAAAGCACCTTTGTTAAGTGCTCTTGAAGGTATTACCAGCCATATATTACTTCCCAAGGTTATAATTCAGAATGAAAATGATTTAACAGAAAAAAAAGCCTCTTTTATTACTAGCTATATACCTATTATAGGTAGTGATTTAAACAATTTTCCAGTAGATGCAATACTTGAGATTAATACTAATATTACTAATCAATGGCAAAATATAATATCTCTTGAGCAAAAAGTTTTTATAACTTTTATTATTATCTTTATAATATTTTGTACTATAATTGTTAGTAATACCAATTATGCTAGGCATATTATCGAAGAGCAGCTAGTAACAAATAGAAATTTAAAAGCTGAAATAATAAAGGTAGAAAAGACTAGTTCATCAAATACAAAATTCTTTGCCAATATTAGTCATGAGTTACGAACCCCTCTTAACGCCATAATAGGTTTTTCTGAAATTTTAATGTCAGAAAAAGATCCAGAAAAAAGTAGAAATTATATTAAAGATATTAATGATGCTGGTAAGCATCTACTTAGTATGATTAACGATATTTTGGATCTTTCTAAGGCTTCTGCCGATAAATTAAAAGTAGATAGTATTGATCTCGATTTAAATAAACTGGTTAGCTCATCACTTATACTTGTTAAGCCTCGTGCTGATCAAGCTGGAGTAGAATTAGTTAACAAGTCACCGAAAGAGCATATCGTTATAAAGGCAGATCCAAAAAGACTTAAACAAGTATTTTTAAATCTTCTATCAAATGCTGTGAAATTTACGAATGCCGGCGGAAGTGTTACTATTACAATGGAAAAAGATGAGCTAGCTAAATTAGTATATATAAAAGTTATAGATACCGGTATTGGTATTGAAGAAAAAGATATTCCAAAAACTTTATCAACATTTGGACAGATTGATAGTGAACTTAGCCGCAAATATGAAGGTACTGGGCTTGGACTACCCCTTACTAAAAAGTTAGTTGAGCTTATGAATGGTAAATTTGATTTGCAAAGTAAAATAAATGAAGGAACTACTATTATACTGACTTTTGCTTATGACGGCAGCATCGAAATATAA
- a CDS encoding S41 family peptidase: MYLRLIIALFFTINFVSVFAATKEETKEPENKITNEEAYKQFQEIFERVEKEYVEIPDKQKMIDEAINGMLNSLDPHSGYYTGEDFEDIFTFTKGEFGGIGVTIMYDSGAIKIISPIDDLPAFKAGLKGGDYIVGVNNELVSTIGPNKAVKEMRGTPGTKVKLLVIKADEVKPQDIELTREIVKMNPIKAHLEKNNIAYIRIITFNESTISELKAAIKKLKSESKDDIKGIILDIRNNAGGILEQAIAVSDYFIDSGIILTTKGRANLIDTETKANEFSLKAPKVPMIVLINGNSASASEIVAGALQDHKRAIILGTKSFGKGSVQALTQINQRAAVKLTIAKYYTPSGRSIQADGIEPDIIIEPAKVEYPEVKKIDKRFSESSLKNYLKNDVEKDNSSKNKDSKKETKDKNNKQEDNELSELYKKDYQFARAYDVITGLIINKNLETKGEVK, from the coding sequence ATGTATTTACGTTTAATTATAGCATTATTTTTTACTATAAATTTTGTTTCTGTATTTGCCGCTACTAAAGAAGAAACAAAAGAGCCTGAAAATAAAATAACAAACGAAGAGGCTTATAAGCAATTTCAGGAAATATTTGAACGTGTTGAAAAAGAATACGTAGAAATACCAGATAAACAAAAAATGATAGATGAAGCGATTAACGGCATGTTAAATTCGCTTGATCCGCATTCAGGTTATTACACAGGTGAGGATTTTGAAGATATTTTTACATTTACTAAAGGTGAGTTTGGCGGAATTGGAGTTACCATAATGTATGATAGCGGGGCTATAAAAATAATATCTCCTATTGATGATTTGCCTGCATTCAAAGCTGGTCTAAAAGGAGGGGATTACATAGTCGGGGTGAATAACGAATTAGTATCTACAATTGGTCCTAACAAAGCCGTGAAAGAAATGCGAGGTACGCCGGGGACTAAAGTTAAATTACTAGTTATAAAAGCCGATGAGGTGAAACCACAAGATATAGAGCTTACTCGTGAAATAGTGAAAATGAACCCAATAAAAGCACATTTAGAAAAAAATAATATTGCTTATATACGTATTATTACTTTTAACGAATCAACAATCTCTGAATTGAAAGCAGCAATAAAGAAGCTCAAATCTGAAAGTAAAGACGATATTAAAGGTATTATTCTCGATATACGTAATAATGCAGGAGGTATACTAGAACAGGCAATTGCTGTTAGTGATTACTTTATTGATTCCGGTATAATATTAACGACAAAAGGTAGAGCTAACTTGATCGATACTGAAACCAAAGCAAATGAGTTTTCACTGAAAGCTCCAAAAGTTCCTATGATAGTCCTGATAAACGGTAATTCTGCTTCAGCTTCAGAAATAGTAGCAGGAGCGTTGCAAGATCATAAAAGAGCGATAATACTTGGGACTAAATCTTTTGGTAAAGGTTCAGTTCAGGCTTTGACTCAAATTAATCAAAGAGCAGCTGTAAAACTTACTATCGCTAAATATTACACACCAAGCGGTCGTTCTATTCAAGCAGATGGTATAGAGCCTGATATTATAATTGAACCAGCAAAAGTAGAATATCCGGAAGTTAAAAAAATAGATAAACGTTTTTCTGAAAGTTCTTTAAAAAATTATTTAAAGAATGATGTTGAAAAAGATAATTCATCCAAAAATAAAGATAGTAAAAAAGAAACAAAAGATAAAAATAACAAACAAGAAGATAACGAATTATCTGAATTATACAAAAAAGATTACCAATTTGCTCGTGCTTATGATGTAATTACAGGGTTAATTATTAATAAGAATCTAGAGACAAAAGGGGAAGTTAAATAA
- a CDS encoding ankyrin repeat domain-containing protein: protein MSKAVISEKAEPRELKALYIVGPEIEPDPEILKLYDRKDCLVVGDGIDDADIYAIYLELKKHNVQIGPNTRIDIAAHGKRVDKKHYLRLSTEEVTETKKFLQQLQGSSPIDPIYVHLWSCYGGTANKDIAFLNPGSIIVTHVKSQYSSFGPADNFAHLHSITRYINEKNLTPHLQYLYDQLENYQATTFNQKESDGRIVKFKTTRTPEHDSMANIISNILEQKQSEELLKEFQNYLNKEAENFSKLFGEYLASEDKEKFQHYTSNISDKDLKNYVTGLLLNIANLSNKNNIKDKEKILTILNKIVNILGTSLLAVTVRNNNVELTKALLNKGADQHAKYTKIDMSLLYIACLNKSVDIAKLLLEYNVDPNYPTTDNDTPLLQACEKKSPELVKALLAKNADPNKVSDRGLSPLIVSCINPSEESREIALNLLANKNIKVNILGPNDFTPLILACYNNSERVVQALLDKEADVNAKDKDGFTPLFAAYRNHSTKITELLLEKGANPDVINPKTKSSILYNACNEGDLNIIKLLLKHKANPNLTTFDGTTPLMAACEKGDLEIAALLLKNGADINKSNNNGDNALFLACKNGNLELVKMLVENGVDLKKGSRGMIASSIAKKNGYEKVGAFLKAEIKSQRTLNTNQSNNPLPPKPPRLIKNTTTQNEENKKTWIKSEANLTLSQPHYNFLQSNSEAKSRALREINPLIEAAIKEVDKVNTVNVAVREEVQNILSKELLRIPINNLVDNKKGIINQITKELKLNNSQDNNNREYKISQQSLKEIGNKIFAAYGHKIQPQLTNTTTHRWQNYIKTTNNTNANKSNYLGKR, encoded by the coding sequence ATGTCTAAAGCTGTAATTAGTGAAAAAGCAGAACCTAGAGAATTAAAAGCACTATACATAGTAGGTCCTGAAATTGAACCCGATCCTGAAATATTGAAATTATATGATAGAAAAGACTGTTTAGTAGTGGGTGATGGAATAGATGATGCTGATATATATGCAATATACTTGGAATTAAAAAAACATAATGTACAAATAGGTCCTAATACCAGAATTGATATTGCAGCACATGGTAAGAGAGTCGATAAGAAACATTATCTACGATTAAGTACAGAAGAAGTTACGGAAACAAAAAAATTTTTACAACAATTACAAGGTTCTTCACCTATTGATCCTATCTATGTTCATCTTTGGTCATGTTATGGAGGAACAGCAAATAAGGATATAGCATTCTTAAATCCAGGAAGTATAATAGTAACTCATGTCAAATCTCAATATAGTTCGTTTGGACCAGCGGATAATTTTGCTCATTTACATTCTATTACCCGTTATATAAATGAAAAAAATCTAACTCCACATTTGCAATATTTATATGACCAGCTTGAAAACTATCAGGCTACTACGTTTAATCAAAAAGAAAGTGATGGTCGTATTGTAAAATTTAAGACTACTCGCACTCCTGAACATGATTCAATGGCTAATATTATTTCAAATATTTTAGAACAAAAACAATCTGAAGAATTATTAAAGGAATTTCAAAATTATTTAAATAAAGAAGCAGAAAATTTTTCTAAGTTATTTGGAGAATATTTAGCTTCAGAGGATAAAGAAAAATTCCAACATTATACTAGTAATATTTCTGATAAAGATTTAAAAAATTATGTTACAGGTTTATTACTAAATATAGCCAATTTAAGTAATAAGAATAATATAAAAGATAAAGAAAAAATATTAACTATCTTAAATAAGATAGTTAATATTTTAGGTACTTCACTTTTAGCTGTTACTGTTAGAAATAATAATGTAGAACTAACTAAAGCTTTACTAAATAAAGGAGCAGATCAGCATGCTAAATATACAAAAATAGATATGTCACTTTTATATATTGCGTGCTTGAATAAGTCAGTAGATATTGCTAAATTATTACTGGAATATAATGTTGATCCTAATTATCCTACTACTGATAATGATACTCCCTTATTACAAGCCTGTGAAAAAAAATCTCCAGAACTCGTAAAAGCTTTATTAGCAAAAAATGCTGATCCTAATAAAGTAAGTGATAGAGGGCTTAGCCCATTGATTGTTTCTTGTATTAATCCATCAGAAGAATCTAGAGAAATTGCTCTTAATTTACTCGCTAATAAAAATATTAAAGTTAATATTTTAGGACCAAATGATTTTACACCATTAATTTTAGCTTGTTACAATAATTCTGAAAGGGTAGTACAGGCTTTATTAGATAAAGAAGCTGATGTTAATGCAAAAGATAAAGATGGTTTTACCCCATTATTTGCAGCTTATAGAAACCATTCAACAAAAATAACAGAACTTTTATTAGAGAAAGGAGCAAATCCTGACGTCATTAACCCTAAAACCAAGTCTTCTATTTTATATAATGCTTGTAATGAGGGTGATTTAAATATAATAAAACTTTTATTAAAGCATAAAGCTAATCCTAATTTAACTACTTTTGATGGAACTACTCCTTTAATGGCTGCATGCGAAAAAGGAGATTTAGAAATAGCTGCACTTTTACTAAAGAATGGAGCTGATATAAATAAATCAAATAATAATGGAGATAATGCTTTATTTTTAGCATGTAAAAATGGTAATTTAGAGCTGGTAAAAATGCTTGTAGAAAATGGTGTAGATTTAAAGAAAGGAAGCCGAGGAATGATCGCAAGTTCTATTGCTAAAAAGAACGGTTATGAAAAAGTAGGAGCGTTTTTAAAAGCAGAAATTAAATCTCAAAGAACATTAAATACTAATCAATCAAATAATCCGCTTCCACCAAAGCCGCCACGTCTTATTAAAAATACTACCACGCAAAACGAAGAGAATAAAAAAACTTGGATAAAGTCAGAAGCTAATTTAACTTTGAGTCAGCCACATTACAATTTCCTTCAATCAAATAGTGAAGCTAAAAGCAGAGCATTAAGAGAAATAAATCCGTTAATAGAAGCAGCGATAAAAGAAGTAGATAAAGTAAATACAGTTAATGTTGCAGTACGTGAAGAAGTACAAAATATTTTATCAAAAGAATTACTAAGAATTCCTATTAATAATTTAGTAGATAATAAAAAAGGAATAATAAATCAGATTACTAAAGAATTAAAATTAAATAACAGCCAAGATAACAATAATAGAGAATATAAAATTTCCCAGCAAAGTTTAAAAGAAATAGGTAATAAAATATTTGCAGCATATGGTCATAAAATACAGCCGCAATTAACGAACACCACAACTCATAGATGGCAAAACTATATTAAAACTACTAATAATACCAATGCCAATAAAAGTAATTATTTGGGGAAAAGATAA
- the rplM gene encoding 50S ribosomal protein L13: MKTYSAKPSEIEKKWWVIDAKNVVLGRLASRVANMLRGKHKPSFTPHMDCGDNIIIINAEHVTLTGKKANPKDGKIYYRHTGFPGGIKDTTAGKILSGKHPERVIKMAVKRMITRNALGAKQMSNLYIYANSEHPHAGQQPVVYDFASQNPKNKK, encoded by the coding sequence GTGAAAACTTATTCTGCAAAACCATCGGAAATTGAAAAAAAATGGTGGGTTATAGACGCAAAAAATGTTGTACTTGGGAGACTTGCAAGTAGAGTTGCTAATATGCTTCGTGGTAAACATAAACCTAGCTTTACTCCTCATATGGATTGTGGTGATAATATAATCATAATCAATGCAGAGCATGTAACATTAACCGGTAAAAAAGCAAATCCTAAAGACGGGAAGATATATTATAGACATACGGGATTCCCAGGCGGTATTAAGGATACTACTGCAGGTAAAATTTTAAGTGGTAAACACCCTGAGCGAGTCATTAAAATGGCAGTTAAAAGAATGATTACAAGAAATGCTTTAGGTGCTAAGCAAATGAGTAATCTATATATTTATGCAAATAGTGAACATCCGCACGCAGGGCAGCAGCCTGTAGTTTATGATTTTGCAAGCCAAAATCCAAAAAATAAGAAGTAA
- the rpsI gene encoding 30S ribosomal protein S9, whose protein sequence is MTTLKIKTDKVEKPLNKEALIADKQTVKTPKEKMDNSGRFYATGKRKNAIARVWLKPGKGQVIVNKKSLDQYFASETQVKTILQPFTLTKTNNQYDIVCTVRGGGISGQKGAILHGISKALAQSAPDFHAVLRKGGFLTRDSRVVERKKYGQHKARKKTQFSKR, encoded by the coding sequence ATGACAACGTTAAAGATTAAAACAGACAAAGTAGAAAAGCCGCTAAATAAGGAAGCTTTAATTGCTGATAAACAAACAGTTAAAACTCCTAAAGAGAAAATGGATAACTCAGGTAGATTCTATGCCACTGGTAAAAGAAAAAACGCTATAGCACGAGTTTGGCTTAAACCAGGAAAAGGGCAAGTAATTGTTAATAAAAAAAGTTTAGATCAATATTTTGCTTCTGAAACGCAAGTTAAAACTATATTGCAACCTTTTACTTTAACGAAAACTAATAATCAGTATGATATAGTTTGTACAGTTAGAGGTGGTGGTATTTCAGGACAGAAAGGTGCTATCTTGCACGGTATATCTAAAGCATTAGCACAATCAGCTCCAGACTTTCATGCTGTTTTACGTAAAGGTGGTTTCTTAACACGTGATTCTAGAGTAGTAGAGCGTAAGAAATACGGGCAACATAAAGCACGTAAGAAAACACAATTCTCTAAACGTTAA